From Phycodurus eques isolate BA_2022a chromosome 13, UOR_Pequ_1.1, whole genome shotgun sequence, a single genomic window includes:
- the LOC133412066 gene encoding zinc finger protein 8-like isoform X1, which translates to MACVAFQTQLSSIMEVLVKAAVAEISKLVDDNSAFLHLEISRKQSENEMLKRKLLAVENKNAQMQRMFENLVVDRGSDGGNAPHPAGEIKCPEMEDANVSFTVKEESPDEALWIRDPAGSGSSLQYQNVSEGFEEDRQKTASNFGDSFASGKHGGEASGLHLLVKTEKEETACQLGATKQNQLADLSLDERDHQLWSSIIDGDDIDSAFPDFSSVVDEYSDAFPEQPRKSGSVSHLPSQRSCNSAYDGEDPASSTFPPRPQSDPRKEQVYPQRRPEVGEPADELAATASQGAFAHSDTTHRPFPRGFACAQCGKTFSRLHQFKLHQQSHKRKRAFWCAVCGKGFQCSSHLSIHHRTHTGEKPYGCLQCGKRFTQQSSLRVHQRTHSGERPYNCTQCGKTFILMHHLKRHCVIHTYG; encoded by the exons ATGGCGTGCGTGGCTTTTCAAACACAGCTGTCGTCCATCATGGAGGTTTTGGTGAAGGCAGCGGTGGCCGAAATCAGCAAGCTGGTCGATGACAATAGTGCCTTCCTGCACCTGGAAATCTCGCGCAAGCAGAGCGAGAACGAGATGTTGAAGAGGAAGCTGCTCGCCGTGGAGAATAAGAACGCGCAAATGCAGCGAATGTTCG AAAACCTGGTGGTAGACAGAGGAAGTGATGGAGGAAATGCTCCACATCCAGCAGGGGAAATCAAA TGCCCTGAGATGGAAGACGCCAACGTTTCCTTCACCGTCAAAGAAGAGAGTCCGGATGAGGCTCTGTGGATCAGGGATCCAGCCGGCTCTG GTTCATCTTTGCAGTACCAAAATGTGTCCGAGGGGTTTGAGGAGGACCGCCAGAAGACTGCCTCTAACTTTGGGGACTCGTTCGCATCGGGCAAGCATGGCGGCGAGGCGAGCGGCCTCCACTTGCTGGTCAAGACGGAGAAGGAGGAGACGGCGTGCCAGCTTGGCGCCACCAAACAAAACCAACTGGCTGACTTGTCCCTGGACGAGCGCGACCACCAGCTGTGGTCATCCATCATCGACGGGGACGACATTGACTCTGCTTTCCCGGACTTTTCCAGTGTGGTGGACGAATATTCGGATGCCTTTCCAGAGCAGCCGCGAAAGTCGGGCAGCGTCTCGCATCTGCCCTCGCAGCGGTCTTGTAATAGCGCCTACGATGGCGAGGACCCGGCGTCCTCCACCTTTCCACCCAGACCTCAGTCGGACCCACGCAAGGAGCAAGTCTACCCGCAAAGGCGTCCCGAAGTCGGGGAACCCGCGGACGAACTGGCAGCGACCGCCTCGCAAGGCGCTTTCGCCCACTCTGACACGACCCACCGGCCCTTCCCGCGAGGCTTTGCCTGCGCGCAGTGCGGCAAGACCTTCTCGCGCCTGCACCAGTTCAAGCTGCACCAGCAGAGCCACAAGCGCAAACGGGCCTTCTGGTGCGCCGTGTGCGGGAAAGGCTTCCAGTGCTCGTCGCACCTCAGCATCCACCACCGCACGCACACTGGCGAAAAGCCCTACGGCTGCCTGCAGTGCGGAAAACGCTTCACGCAACAGAGCAGCCTGCGCGTGCACCAGCGCACACACAGTGGTGAGCGGCCGTACAACTGCACACAGTGTGGAAAGACCTTCATCCTCATGCACCACCTCAAGCGACACTGCGTCATCCACACTTACGGCTGA
- the LOC133411812 gene encoding purine nucleoside phosphorylase-like isoform X2, with amino-acid sequence MEGKFDDEFQVAADWLMSKTSSRPTVGIVCGSGLGGLAEILKERQVFKYADIPNFPRSTVHGHAGQLVFGTVKGRACVCMQGRFHLYEGYPVQKVALPMRVLKLLGVETVILTNAAGGLNQDYKVGDVMIIKDHINMPGFAGVNPLVGPNHERFGVRFPCMSDAYDRELRKLAHDVAAELDFGDFVREGVYCVLGGPSFETVAECRMMHQLGADAVVWCCLQGKSKMTDFFLKTT; translated from the exons ATGGAGGGCAAATT CGATGACGAGTTTCAAGTGGCCGCCGACTGGCTGATGTCCAAGACGTCCTCCCGGCCCACCGTGGGCATCGTGTGCGGTTCGGGTTTGGGCGGCCTGGCCGAAATACTCAAGGAGCGGCAGGTCTTCAAGTACGCGGACATCCCCAACTTCCCGCGAAGCACAG TGCATGGTCACGCCGGTCAACTGGTTTTTGGAACGGTAAAGGGAAGGGCATGCGTTTGCATGCAGGGCAGGTTCCACCTGTATGAAGGATACCCTGTGCAGAAG GTGGCGCTGCCCATGCGCGTATTGAAGCTGCTCGGCGTGGAGACGGTGATTCTGACCAACGCGGCCGGCGGCCTCAACCAGGACTACAAGGTGGGCGACGTCATGATCATCAAAGACCACATCAACATGCCGGGCTTCGCCGGAGTCAACCCGCTGGTGGGACCCAACCACGAAAG GTTCGGTGTGCGCTTCCCCTGCATGTCTGACGCCTACGACCGCGAGCTGCGCAAGTTAGCGCACGACGTGGCGGCTGAGCTGGACTTCGGCGACTTTGTGCGGGAGGGGGTCTACTGCGTCCTGGGGGGGCCCTCCTTCGAGACCGTCGCCGAGTGCCGCATGATGCACCAGCTCGGGGCCGACGCTGTGG TATGGTGCTGCCTTCAGGGAAAATCTAAAATGACCGATTTCTTCTTGAAAACAACTTGA
- the LOC133412066 gene encoding zinc finger protein 8-like isoform X2: protein MLTSITTENLVVDRGSDGGNAPHPAGEIKCPEMEDANVSFTVKEESPDEALWIRDPAGSGSSLQYQNVSEGFEEDRQKTASNFGDSFASGKHGGEASGLHLLVKTEKEETACQLGATKQNQLADLSLDERDHQLWSSIIDGDDIDSAFPDFSSVVDEYSDAFPEQPRKSGSVSHLPSQRSCNSAYDGEDPASSTFPPRPQSDPRKEQVYPQRRPEVGEPADELAATASQGAFAHSDTTHRPFPRGFACAQCGKTFSRLHQFKLHQQSHKRKRAFWCAVCGKGFQCSSHLSIHHRTHTGEKPYGCLQCGKRFTQQSSLRVHQRTHSGERPYNCTQCGKTFILMHHLKRHCVIHTYG, encoded by the exons ATGCTAACGAGCATAACTACCG AAAACCTGGTGGTAGACAGAGGAAGTGATGGAGGAAATGCTCCACATCCAGCAGGGGAAATCAAA TGCCCTGAGATGGAAGACGCCAACGTTTCCTTCACCGTCAAAGAAGAGAGTCCGGATGAGGCTCTGTGGATCAGGGATCCAGCCGGCTCTG GTTCATCTTTGCAGTACCAAAATGTGTCCGAGGGGTTTGAGGAGGACCGCCAGAAGACTGCCTCTAACTTTGGGGACTCGTTCGCATCGGGCAAGCATGGCGGCGAGGCGAGCGGCCTCCACTTGCTGGTCAAGACGGAGAAGGAGGAGACGGCGTGCCAGCTTGGCGCCACCAAACAAAACCAACTGGCTGACTTGTCCCTGGACGAGCGCGACCACCAGCTGTGGTCATCCATCATCGACGGGGACGACATTGACTCTGCTTTCCCGGACTTTTCCAGTGTGGTGGACGAATATTCGGATGCCTTTCCAGAGCAGCCGCGAAAGTCGGGCAGCGTCTCGCATCTGCCCTCGCAGCGGTCTTGTAATAGCGCCTACGATGGCGAGGACCCGGCGTCCTCCACCTTTCCACCCAGACCTCAGTCGGACCCACGCAAGGAGCAAGTCTACCCGCAAAGGCGTCCCGAAGTCGGGGAACCCGCGGACGAACTGGCAGCGACCGCCTCGCAAGGCGCTTTCGCCCACTCTGACACGACCCACCGGCCCTTCCCGCGAGGCTTTGCCTGCGCGCAGTGCGGCAAGACCTTCTCGCGCCTGCACCAGTTCAAGCTGCACCAGCAGAGCCACAAGCGCAAACGGGCCTTCTGGTGCGCCGTGTGCGGGAAAGGCTTCCAGTGCTCGTCGCACCTCAGCATCCACCACCGCACGCACACTGGCGAAAAGCCCTACGGCTGCCTGCAGTGCGGAAAACGCTTCACGCAACAGAGCAGCCTGCGCGTGCACCAGCGCACACACAGTGGTGAGCGGCCGTACAACTGCACACAGTGTGGAAAGACCTTCATCCTCATGCACCACCTCAAGCGACACTGCGTCATCCACACTTACGGCTGA
- the LOC133411812 gene encoding purine nucleoside phosphorylase-like isoform X1, translating to MEGKFDDEFQVAADWLMSKTSSRPTVGIVCGSGLGGLAEILKERQVFKYADIPNFPRSTVHGHAGQLVFGTVKGRACVCMQGRFHLYEGYPVQKVALPMRVLKLLGVETVILTNAAGGLNQDYKVGDVMIIKDHINMPGFAGVNPLVGPNHERFGVRFPCMSDAYDRELRKLAHDVAAELDFGDFVREGVYCVLGGPSFETVAECRMMHQLGADAVGMSTVHEVITVRHAGMRCLAMSLITNRAVMDYESQAKANHEEVLETGRQRAAQLEHLVSTLVGRLELCHNKSS from the exons ATGGAGGGCAAATT CGATGACGAGTTTCAAGTGGCCGCCGACTGGCTGATGTCCAAGACGTCCTCCCGGCCCACCGTGGGCATCGTGTGCGGTTCGGGTTTGGGCGGCCTGGCCGAAATACTCAAGGAGCGGCAGGTCTTCAAGTACGCGGACATCCCCAACTTCCCGCGAAGCACAG TGCATGGTCACGCCGGTCAACTGGTTTTTGGAACGGTAAAGGGAAGGGCATGCGTTTGCATGCAGGGCAGGTTCCACCTGTATGAAGGATACCCTGTGCAGAAG GTGGCGCTGCCCATGCGCGTATTGAAGCTGCTCGGCGTGGAGACGGTGATTCTGACCAACGCGGCCGGCGGCCTCAACCAGGACTACAAGGTGGGCGACGTCATGATCATCAAAGACCACATCAACATGCCGGGCTTCGCCGGAGTCAACCCGCTGGTGGGACCCAACCACGAAAG GTTCGGTGTGCGCTTCCCCTGCATGTCTGACGCCTACGACCGCGAGCTGCGCAAGTTAGCGCACGACGTGGCGGCTGAGCTGGACTTCGGCGACTTTGTGCGGGAGGGGGTCTACTGCGTCCTGGGGGGGCCCTCCTTCGAGACCGTCGCCGAGTGCCGCATGATGCACCAGCTCGGGGCCGACGCTGTGG GCATGAGCACGGTGCATGAGGTGATCACGGTGCGCCACGCCGGCATGCGCTGCCTGGCCATGTCGCTCATCACCAACCGGGCAGTCATGGACTACGAGAGCCAGGCCAAGGCCAACCACGAGGAGGTCCTGGAGACGGGCCGCCAGCGGGCCGCGCAGCTGGAGCACCTGGTCAGCACGCTGGTGGGCCGGCTGGAGCTGTGCCACAACAAGTCGTCGTGA